One Erysipelothrix amsterdamensis DNA window includes the following coding sequences:
- a CDS encoding IS30-like element ISErh4 family transposase, translating to MKYKQLDKKMKDQIDILLSIGYSMRKAARKLNISHSTISRYKNNVYKKRTIDIRDKYSHLIEYLHSHYDPKVHSVEVCLSNYKRYHPYKPCVTSQQVYNWINQGKLDIKPNRMCYKRRKRKKRISGMMNHLRWNLEEKTVLPISLRPKYIEERNEIGHLEIDSIIGKKHESAAIISIVDRCSRMTWLIKAEYRYDYYTSNLIRKFIEENNITTKSITVDNGLEFKTLGITAKRLGVKLYKCDPYCSFQRGTNERANAIVRRFIPKGKSMYDIAQQYLDDICFKINSMPRKIFDFKTAYEIDFNKSKSGAVEI from the coding sequence ATGAAGTATAAACAATTAGATAAAAAAATGAAAGACCAAATTGATATTCTATTAAGCATCGGCTATTCTATGCGCAAGGCAGCACGTAAACTCAATATATCTCATTCTACGATTTCTAGATATAAAAATAATGTCTATAAGAAACGAACGATTGATATCCGAGACAAATATTCCCACTTAATCGAATATCTGCATTCTCACTATGATCCTAAAGTTCATTCGGTAGAAGTATGTTTGAGTAACTATAAACGATATCATCCATATAAACCGTGTGTTACATCGCAGCAAGTCTATAACTGGATTAACCAAGGTAAACTTGATATAAAACCAAATAGAATGTGCTATAAACGTCGAAAACGCAAAAAAAGAATTAGTGGAATGATGAATCATTTAAGATGGAACTTGGAAGAGAAAACGGTGCTTCCAATTAGCCTTAGACCTAAATACATTGAGGAACGTAACGAGATTGGTCATCTCGAAATCGACTCTATAATCGGTAAGAAACATGAATCTGCAGCAATTATATCCATTGTAGACCGCTGCTCAAGAATGACCTGGCTTATTAAAGCAGAATATCGATATGACTATTACACATCAAACTTAATTCGAAAATTTATTGAAGAGAATAATATAACAACCAAATCAATAACAGTAGATAACGGACTTGAATTTAAAACACTAGGAATTACAGCCAAGCGGTTGGGTGTGAAACTATATAAGTGTGATCCATACTGTTCTTTTCAACGTGGAACCAATGAACGAGCGAATGCAATCGTTAGAAGGTTTATACCAAAAGGAAAATCAATGTATGATATAGCGCAACAATATCTTGATGATATTTGCTTCAAAATTAACTCAATGCCGCGAAAAATATTTGACTTCAAAACGGCCTATGAGATAGACTTTAATAAAAGTAAAAGTGGTGCGGTTGAGATTTGA
- a CDS encoding YibE/F family protein: protein MRKYLPHGVILLIIIVCSLLSVYFQNHAVMAQSLESKQEALYQGTVTKVRTEKDETSKMTKLFLDVYSESFPYLNKTISIEQSLSENTAQALLPLQKGDSVLLNQTTNDEGVQYTLNGPTRSMRVFVVIGIFSILLLLIARRQGLKTLISFASTVFVVGTVFIPGILAQQNMYLLVLVVALCITLLSFITLSGFSKKTMASIVGTLGGVLIAILSAMLIVFFLKIRGAASEEYSYIAMMNREQPFNVNQILFGAVIIGGLGAMMDISMSIASSMCEMIEIEASLPKRDLVKAGMNVGIDAISTMVTTLVLAYTGGALPSIILLNLYQRSGTYILNSLWFSVEVLQALVGSIGMMAAVPLTVYFMSWIQKRSHQKANVKT from the coding sequence ATGCGAAAATATCTACCCCACGGAGTCATCCTATTAATCATTATCGTATGTTCGTTATTAAGTGTTTACTTTCAAAATCATGCCGTTATGGCACAGTCTTTGGAGAGTAAACAGGAGGCTTTGTATCAAGGTACAGTGACTAAAGTACGAACCGAAAAAGATGAGACTTCTAAAATGACAAAATTATTTTTAGACGTATATTCTGAATCCTTTCCCTATCTCAATAAAACAATCTCAATCGAACAATCCTTGAGTGAAAATACGGCTCAAGCCCTTCTTCCGTTACAAAAAGGGGACTCCGTTCTGTTGAATCAAACAACCAATGATGAGGGTGTACAGTACACCCTCAACGGTCCAACCCGCAGCATGCGTGTATTTGTCGTGATTGGGATATTTAGTATCCTCTTATTACTGATTGCACGAAGACAAGGATTAAAAACCTTAATTTCTTTTGCGTCAACTGTTTTTGTAGTGGGAACCGTCTTTATACCAGGTATTTTAGCTCAACAAAATATGTATCTTTTGGTATTGGTTGTTGCGCTCTGTATTACTCTTCTATCATTTATCACATTGTCGGGATTCTCCAAGAAAACAATGGCCTCGATTGTAGGAACACTAGGTGGTGTTCTGATCGCAATCTTATCAGCAATGTTGATAGTCTTCTTTTTAAAGATTAGAGGTGCAGCGTCAGAAGAATACTCGTATATAGCGATGATGAATCGCGAACAGCCTTTCAATGTAAATCAAATCCTATTTGGTGCCGTAATTATCGGAGGTCTTGGTGCCATGATGGATATTTCCATGTCGATTGCTTCATCAATGTGCGAGATGATAGAAATCGAAGCGTCATTACCGAAACGAGATCTCGTGAAAGCAGGTATGAATGTCGGCATTGATGCGATTTCAACCATGGTTACAACACTTGTCCTTGCGTATACTGGAGGCGCTTTGCCATCAATTATCCTCTTAAATCTCTATCAGCGAAGTGGTACCTATATTCTCAATAGCTTATGGTTTTCTGTTGAAGTACTCCAAGCACTTGTTGGTTCCATTGGTATGATGGCTGCAGTGCCGTTAACTGTATATTTTATGAGTTGGATTCAAAAAAGATCGCATCAAAAAGCGAACGTAAAAACGTGA
- the asnA gene encoding aspartate--ammonia ligase has translation MKKTIVPEGYQSRLGVYDTQTAIGFIKRCFEEALTGSLKLKRVSAPLFVARNSGLNDDLNGVERPVRFDVPSLDAEGEVVHSLAKWKRMALHQYDFREGNGLYTDMNAIRRDEELDNIHSIYVDQWDWERVISREQRTIDYLKDTVQSIVNAIVETSSRLHTKYQDVDVMIDSNVAFITSQELEDMYPNLSSKERENAYVKEHHTTFIIQIGDKLKSGKPHDNRAPDYDDWSLNGDLLFWHEPLGIALELSSMGIRVDRDAMLYQLKEANQEDRLKYDFHKMIVDDELPLTIGGGIGQSRMCMLLLGNAHIGEVQVSLWDDETLDTCKGKIELL, from the coding sequence ATGAAAAAAACTATTGTACCAGAAGGGTATCAGTCCAGGCTTGGTGTTTATGACACACAGACTGCGATTGGTTTTATTAAGCGTTGCTTCGAAGAGGCGCTCACAGGAAGTTTAAAATTAAAACGGGTTTCTGCGCCTTTGTTTGTGGCACGAAATTCGGGTTTAAATGATGACTTAAATGGTGTGGAGCGTCCTGTTCGTTTTGACGTTCCCTCGCTGGATGCAGAGGGTGAAGTAGTACACTCCTTGGCAAAATGGAAACGCATGGCGTTGCATCAATATGATTTTAGAGAAGGAAACGGTCTTTATACGGATATGAATGCAATCCGTCGTGATGAAGAGTTGGATAACATTCACTCAATCTATGTAGATCAATGGGATTGGGAACGTGTAATTTCACGTGAACAACGTACAATTGATTATCTTAAGGATACAGTTCAAAGTATTGTGAATGCAATTGTGGAGACTTCAAGTCGCTTGCATACAAAGTATCAAGATGTCGATGTTATGATTGATTCTAATGTTGCGTTTATTACGAGTCAAGAATTGGAAGACATGTATCCAAACCTAAGCTCTAAAGAACGAGAGAACGCATATGTTAAGGAACATCACACAACGTTTATCATTCAGATTGGTGATAAACTCAAGAGTGGCAAACCACATGATAATCGCGCTCCGGACTATGATGATTGGTCTTTAAACGGAGATTTATTGTTCTGGCATGAACCACTTGGGATTGCACTTGAATTATCAAGTATGGGAATTCGTGTTGATCGTGATGCGATGTTGTATCAACTCAAAGAGGCAAATCAAGAAGATCGCTTAAAATATGATTTCCATAAGATGATTGTAGACGATGAGCTTCCACTAACAATTGGTGGTGGAATTGGTCAAAGCCGAATGTGTATGTTGTTATTAGGAAATGCTCATATTGGTGAAGTTCAAGTGAGTCTTTGGGATGATGAGACTTTAGACACATGTAAGGGAAAAATAGAACTCTTATAA
- a CDS encoding tyrosine-protein phosphatase gives MHHKIRNFRDLGGIPVKGGHVKYHKLLRGGPLYNLDETTIAHLINEYHLKTVIDLRSDREIEEKPNMVIDGVEDVHLDIMTKAQQNADPEKMALKYRREISTEHMKGLNRLFVESHYARDEYRTFFKYLLNNKEGSLYFHCTAGKDRTGFAAAQILKILGASDEAILADYLETNTMTHELVEKELAGFKVKENLTDDQVDNIRGYMTVDTNYLKEAWDAIQEIYGDFETYVSKGLLLSDEDVETLKQIYIEI, from the coding sequence ATGCATCATAAAATTCGTAATTTTAGAGATTTAGGAGGGATTCCTGTAAAGGGAGGCCACGTAAAATACCATAAACTTCTAAGAGGGGGTCCCTTATATAATTTGGATGAGACTACAATTGCACATCTCATCAATGAATACCACTTGAAAACGGTTATTGATTTGCGATCTGATCGTGAAATTGAAGAAAAGCCAAATATGGTCATTGATGGTGTTGAAGATGTTCATCTTGATATCATGACCAAAGCACAACAAAATGCAGACCCGGAGAAAATGGCACTCAAATATCGACGTGAAATTTCTACGGAACACATGAAAGGTTTAAACCGATTGTTCGTGGAAAGTCACTACGCTCGTGATGAGTATCGTACATTTTTTAAATATCTCCTTAATAATAAAGAGGGATCTCTCTATTTTCACTGTACGGCAGGTAAGGACCGAACAGGTTTTGCGGCGGCTCAAATTCTTAAAATATTGGGTGCGAGTGATGAAGCAATCTTAGCGGATTACCTTGAAACCAATACGATGACTCATGAACTTGTTGAAAAAGAATTGGCGGGATTTAAGGTTAAAGAAAATCTAACGGATGATCAAGTAGATAATATTCGGGGATACATGACGGTTGATACAAACTATCTCAAAGAAGCATGGGATGCGATTCAAGAAATCTACGGAGACTTTGAAACCTATGTATCTAAAGGTCTATTACTTTCAGATGAAGATGTGGAAACACTTAAACAAATTTATATTGAAATCTAA
- a CDS encoding murein hydrolase activator EnvC family protein has translation MASRFKKCINVILVFALIGIQPIDAFSRKDYERDEGYYHELCSGAKARDHQDECTGFTEYINEKLADSETLLRRIREQKDTVLEEIEDNNELLEVYQKEILVLKERVTEIQESIRMIEADVVETEAKIEVFEKKIKILEEKVKLNIRASQSSLYVNNYIEFVFGAADFVDLIRRMEGLTRIKQSNDGVVNELIEARKAFDEEKEHLLSQKEQMEAKEASVKKEEHDIKVYQMEVRDLIQSLMAKHQVLEDQSKEVQEKLSFENKLFLDLRNLPNENGFVRPLKSNYWVSTGTWHYAKGGRHMGVDLAHIDARVGMEILAPGSGIITGTQGGCPTYGSYPRGNCNGGWGNYLTMMFSVNGKVYGALFAHLEENSFKMSPGSVVRAGDVIANMGSSGLSSGPHLHLEIYYLGSDSIEAAYDRWDGNITFGTGGANWGNGWEKRCEMNNHDAPCRENPMKLFNYTYEAEY, from the coding sequence ATGGCATCTCGGTTTAAAAAATGTATTAATGTTATTCTCGTGTTCGCATTGATTGGTATTCAACCCATCGATGCCTTTTCACGTAAAGACTATGAGCGTGATGAAGGGTATTATCATGAATTGTGTTCGGGTGCTAAGGCTCGTGATCATCAGGACGAATGTACCGGATTCACAGAATATATTAATGAAAAACTTGCCGACTCAGAAACCTTATTGCGACGTATTCGTGAGCAGAAAGATACTGTTTTAGAAGAAATTGAAGATAATAATGAATTGTTAGAGGTTTATCAAAAAGAAATCCTTGTTTTAAAAGAACGTGTTACAGAAATACAAGAGAGTATTCGAATGATCGAAGCTGATGTTGTTGAGACGGAAGCTAAGATTGAAGTGTTTGAGAAAAAAATTAAAATATTGGAAGAAAAGGTCAAGCTTAATATTCGCGCTTCGCAATCTTCGCTTTATGTTAATAATTATATCGAGTTTGTATTTGGTGCTGCAGATTTTGTAGATTTGATTCGAAGAATGGAAGGCTTAACTCGTATTAAGCAAAGTAATGATGGGGTCGTTAATGAATTGATTGAAGCGCGTAAGGCTTTTGATGAAGAGAAAGAACACTTACTTTCTCAGAAGGAACAAATGGAAGCGAAGGAAGCATCAGTTAAAAAAGAGGAACATGACATTAAAGTTTATCAGATGGAAGTTCGAGATTTAATTCAATCGTTAATGGCAAAACATCAAGTTCTTGAAGATCAAAGTAAAGAGGTTCAAGAAAAGTTGAGTTTTGAAAATAAACTGTTCTTAGACTTGCGTAATTTACCTAATGAAAATGGATTTGTACGACCGCTTAAGTCGAACTATTGGGTATCAACGGGTACGTGGCATTATGCGAAGGGTGGTCGTCATATGGGGGTTGATCTGGCGCATATTGATGCCCGTGTTGGAATGGAGATTTTAGCACCCGGGTCTGGAATAATTACGGGAACGCAAGGCGGCTGTCCAACCTATGGTTCTTATCCTCGTGGAAATTGTAATGGGGGATGGGGTAATTATCTTACAATGATGTTTAGTGTGAATGGAAAGGTTTATGGAGCGCTGTTTGCGCATCTTGAAGAAAATTCGTTCAAGATGTCACCGGGTTCTGTGGTTCGCGCAGGTGATGTGATTGCGAATATGGGATCTTCAGGACTATCTTCTGGTCCTCACCTACATCTTGAAATTTATTATCTTGGATCTGATAGTATTGAGGCTGCATATGATCGATGGGATGGAAACATCACGTTTGGTACGGGTGGTGCAAATTGGGGTAACGGTTGGGAGAAACGATGTGAAATGAATAATCATGATGCACCGTGTCGCGAAAACCCCATGAAACTATTTAATTACACCTATGAAGCAGAATATTAA
- a CDS encoding murein hydrolase activator EnvC family protein — protein MINKRKSASILIVLALFFSTSTIHALSENDFKKDEAYFHDLCSGQASRDHETLCSQFTEYINQKISDSQTRLKEIEKQKDDISTSIENQQETIRVYQEEINALSTTARELKASITAINEDIKQTQINIDVYQKEIDVLNEKVKKNIATSQSQLYVDPLVEFVFAAVDFVSLIRRVEGIARIKESNDITVNKLIQAKKVFDLEKEHLNHQRRELEKKNKLIEEQETIKKTYMEKVKKTIASLMEKNKALELQYDELQEKIDLDSRLLSRISSLEETNGFIRPVESGYWVSAGTWTYPWGGRHMGVDLASVTGSIGLNILAPGSGLITAVNGGCPTYGSYPNGSCNGGFGNYITMIFKTNGIVYGAMFAHLKEGSMNVTPGDIVSGGTVLAQMGSSGLSMGPHLHHELYYLGEDSIEAVYQRWDGSVTFGTGGAYWGNGWNMRCDTNGRSIPCRENPMTIYQYTLGGEY, from the coding sequence ATGATTAATAAAAGAAAGAGTGCAAGTATACTCATAGTGCTTGCACTCTTTTTTTCAACCTCGACCATTCATGCACTATCTGAAAATGACTTTAAAAAAGACGAAGCATATTTTCATGACTTATGCTCAGGTCAGGCATCACGTGACCATGAAACTTTATGCAGTCAATTTACAGAATATATCAACCAAAAAATAAGTGATTCCCAAACGCGTCTTAAAGAAATCGAAAAACAAAAAGACGATATTAGTACCTCGATTGAAAATCAACAAGAAACGATACGGGTGTATCAAGAAGAAATTAACGCGCTCTCTACAACAGCTCGGGAATTAAAGGCTTCAATCACCGCAATCAACGAAGACATTAAACAAACGCAAATCAATATTGATGTCTATCAAAAAGAAATCGATGTATTGAATGAAAAAGTAAAGAAAAATATTGCGACGTCTCAATCACAGCTTTATGTAGATCCACTTGTAGAGTTTGTCTTTGCAGCCGTAGATTTTGTCTCCCTTATTCGCCGTGTCGAAGGTATTGCACGTATCAAAGAAAGCAATGATATTACCGTTAATAAATTAATTCAAGCAAAGAAGGTATTTGATTTAGAAAAAGAGCACTTGAACCATCAACGACGTGAGTTAGAAAAAAAGAATAAACTCATTGAAGAACAAGAAACGATTAAGAAAACATATATGGAAAAAGTCAAAAAGACGATTGCATCTTTAATGGAAAAGAATAAGGCGCTCGAACTTCAATATGACGAACTCCAGGAAAAAATTGACCTTGATAGTCGATTGTTAAGTCGTATTTCAAGTTTAGAAGAAACCAATGGCTTTATTCGTCCGGTTGAAAGTGGGTATTGGGTATCGGCGGGAACGTGGACCTATCCCTGGGGAGGCCGTCATATGGGGGTAGACTTGGCTTCTGTTACAGGATCAATCGGTCTCAATATATTGGCACCGGGCTCGGGACTTATTACCGCAGTAAACGGGGGCTGCCCAACCTATGGATCTTATCCAAATGGATCCTGTAATGGTGGATTTGGTAATTATATTACCATGATTTTTAAGACCAATGGTATTGTTTATGGCGCGATGTTTGCGCATCTAAAAGAAGGTAGTATGAATGTAACCCCTGGTGATATCGTTTCGGGGGGAACAGTGTTAGCTCAAATGGGTTCTTCGGGTTTGTCCATGGGTCCGCACTTACATCATGAACTTTACTATCTTGGTGAGGATTCAATTGAAGCTGTGTATCAACGATGGGATGGTTCGGTCACCTTTGGTACTGGTGGTGCTTATTGGGGGAATGGCTGGAATATGCGTTGTGATACTAATGGACGAAGTATACCTTGTCGTGAAAATCCAATGACGATCTACCAATACACACTCGGAGGTGAATATTGA
- a CDS encoding metal ABC transporter solute-binding protein, Zn/Mn family, producing the protein MKKLGLMLLVLMMLTGCQSQKKDESGKLKVMTSFYPLYDFAQKVGGDKVSVQNIIEGGEAHGYEPSANDIIRIQESDVFIMNGAGFEAWAPKTLQSVKNDKLKIVDTSQGVTLHEGHDHHDHDDHDDHDHHHGEYDPHIWMNPMNAYQQMKNIKDAFVEVDPENKDYYEENFKRFGAEFESLSNDFENKLRNVKNKEVVVDHTAYGYMLEPYGIEQVAIAGSLLSSEPTAKQVDESIQYIKSQNIKAIYMETLSNDKLLQTISKETGVKILKLNTLESLSKQDLENGNDYFKVMNENLESLVEGLSL; encoded by the coding sequence ATGAAAAAATTAGGTTTAATGTTATTAGTCTTGATGATGCTTACAGGGTGTCAGTCACAGAAAAAAGATGAATCTGGAAAATTAAAGGTAATGACAAGTTTTTATCCACTCTATGATTTTGCGCAAAAAGTCGGAGGGGACAAAGTATCTGTTCAAAATATCATTGAAGGTGGGGAAGCACATGGATATGAACCCAGTGCAAATGACATTATTCGCATTCAAGAATCTGATGTTTTTATCATGAATGGAGCGGGTTTTGAGGCATGGGCTCCTAAAACATTACAAAGTGTAAAAAATGATAAATTGAAGATCGTGGATACAAGCCAAGGGGTTACCCTTCATGAAGGCCATGATCATCATGACCATGATGATCATGACGATCACGATCATCATCACGGTGAATACGATCCACATATTTGGATGAATCCCATGAACGCCTATCAACAAATGAAAAATATTAAAGATGCATTTGTGGAAGTAGATCCCGAAAACAAAGATTATTATGAAGAAAACTTTAAACGCTTTGGTGCGGAATTTGAATCATTGAGTAATGATTTTGAGAATAAGTTACGAAATGTGAAAAATAAAGAAGTTGTCGTGGATCATACTGCCTATGGATATATGCTTGAACCTTATGGTATCGAACAAGTTGCAATCGCAGGAAGTCTCTTAAGTAGTGAGCCAACTGCAAAACAAGTTGATGAATCCATCCAGTATATAAAGAGTCAAAACATTAAGGCTATTTATATGGAAACACTCAGTAATGATAAATTACTCCAAACGATATCCAAAGAAACAGGTGTAAAAATCTTGAAGCTCAATACACTTGAGAGTTTATCAAAGCAAGATTTAGAAAACGGAAATGATTATTTTAAAGTCATGAATGAAAACTTAGAAAGTCTCGTTGAGGGCTTGTCGCTCTAA
- a CDS encoding ABC transporter permease, which translates to MNHFKRAWLSVSRRKGKSFILLTVVFILGNLIAGTFAIKQGTSRVETNLKEKLGYNATIALDYEAFDRIDFETLKISESTIQKLGKLPEVAFFDYALKHDIQSRSLKSYQMPHARDRADTEEPIHYFSFQGVEYLDLLDTKTGRIELTSGRTFTDDDLKSDVYPVILSDIVMTENNIRLDEVIDLKTMLPNYGVNESEAAQDISFKIKVVGSFKPVSFSQKSDNENWGLASMYNRIYIPNHRLRTLRAEEAKIAEAQGIDILGNDSIYNEEKYNYRDSVFVMESEADLNAFTQQAKELLEDGLMVRTSQQSFEMIAAPMAMLNVMADYTLKGAAITTTIVLSLVVILFLRDRKHEMGIYLALGDRQWGVLGQVTLEVLMITLMGLTLSFGTGLMLANKVSDVLISDSYMDDVFIDTESSYLPSINMIEVNEDYRIELSPSYVLSVYLLGAGVAVASSILPMFYVTRMKPKKILM; encoded by the coding sequence ATGAATCATTTTAAAAGAGCCTGGTTGAGTGTCTCACGACGCAAAGGGAAATCTTTCATTCTTTTAACCGTTGTATTTATACTCGGTAACTTAATCGCAGGAACGTTTGCTATTAAACAAGGCACATCACGTGTTGAAACAAATCTTAAGGAGAAGCTGGGTTATAATGCAACCATAGCGCTTGACTACGAAGCCTTTGATCGCATTGATTTCGAAACGCTTAAGATTAGCGAATCAACCATTCAAAAATTAGGAAAACTCCCTGAGGTCGCATTTTTTGATTACGCGCTTAAGCATGATATTCAATCGCGTTCTCTAAAATCCTATCAAATGCCTCATGCACGAGATCGTGCAGATACTGAAGAGCCGATTCACTATTTCTCATTTCAAGGTGTCGAATATCTTGACCTTCTCGATACGAAAACCGGGCGGATTGAACTCACGTCAGGCCGTACCTTTACCGATGATGATTTAAAGTCTGATGTCTATCCAGTCATTCTTTCGGATATTGTGATGACTGAAAATAACATTCGTCTTGATGAAGTCATCGATCTTAAAACGATGCTTCCTAATTATGGTGTTAATGAGAGTGAAGCAGCTCAAGACATAAGCTTTAAGATTAAAGTTGTAGGATCGTTTAAACCGGTATCGTTTAGTCAAAAATCCGATAATGAAAACTGGGGTCTTGCCTCCATGTATAACCGAATCTACATTCCTAATCATCGTTTACGAACGCTACGCGCTGAAGAAGCGAAGATTGCGGAAGCACAAGGGATTGATATCCTCGGTAATGACTCAATCTATAATGAAGAAAAATATAACTATAGAGATTCTGTATTTGTGATGGAATCGGAAGCAGATTTAAACGCATTTACACAACAAGCAAAAGAACTTTTGGAGGATGGACTCATGGTTCGCACCTCCCAACAATCGTTTGAAATGATTGCAGCGCCCATGGCAATGTTGAATGTGATGGCAGACTATACCTTAAAGGGTGCAGCCATTACCACAACCATCGTGCTTTCCCTTGTGGTGATTCTCTTTTTAAGAGATCGTAAGCATGAGATGGGTATTTATCTTGCATTAGGAGATCGCCAATGGGGCGTATTAGGGCAAGTAACCTTGGAAGTCCTCATGATTACACTTATGGGTCTAACCTTGTCGTTTGGAACGGGTTTAATGCTTGCGAATAAGGTCTCAGATGTTCTTATTTCGGATTCTTATATGGATGACGTATTTATTGACACGGAAAGTTCTTATCTCCCTTCAATTAATATGATTGAAGTCAATGAAGATTATCGCATCGAGCTGTCCCCTTCTTATGTCTTGTCTGTCTATCTCTTGGGTGCAGGTGTTGCGGTTGCTTCAAGCATCCTTCCAATGTTTTATGTTACACGCATGAAACCAAAGAAAATCTTAATGTAG
- a CDS encoding ABC transporter ATP-binding protein produces the protein MKLIETKNINYFYQDGDQRRFILRDVNTSFEAGTFYAILGQSGSGKTTFLSLLSALDTPREGAVYYKDKNISEIGLAEYRRNQIGIIFQSYNLIPHLTAVENVLVAMNITTNQIPEETKEVAYNLLDFIGITRSKADRLVTMLSGGEQQRVAIARALSTNVDVILADEPTGNLDEEMEAEIINIFQHLAHDHQKCVIVVTHSQEIAKQADKILYLKKGSLEEISRGDLNE, from the coding sequence ATGAAACTAATAGAAACCAAAAACATTAATTATTTTTATCAAGATGGCGATCAACGTCGCTTCATTTTGCGAGATGTGAATACCAGTTTTGAAGCCGGTACCTTTTATGCCATTTTGGGCCAATCCGGATCTGGAAAAACGACCTTTTTATCCCTACTGAGTGCACTGGATACACCGCGTGAAGGTGCTGTTTACTATAAAGATAAAAACATCTCCGAGATTGGACTTGCCGAGTATCGACGCAACCAAATAGGAATTATCTTTCAAAGCTATAATCTTATTCCTCATTTAACGGCTGTCGAAAATGTACTTGTAGCCATGAACATCACCACCAATCAAATTCCCGAAGAGACAAAAGAAGTTGCATACAATCTTCTTGATTTTATTGGCATTACCCGAAGCAAGGCCGATCGTCTTGTAACCATGCTTTCCGGTGGAGAACAACAACGAGTTGCGATTGCGCGTGCCTTATCAACCAATGTGGATGTAATTCTAGCGGATGAGCCGACTGGTAACTTGGATGAAGAAATGGAAGCTGAAATTATTAATATCTTCCAACATCTTGCCCATGATCACCAGAAATGCGTTATTGTTGTGACGCACTCCCAAGAAATCGCTAAACAAGCCGATAAAATTTTATATCTAAAAAAAGGATCATTGGAAGAAATTAGTAGAGGTGACTTGAATGAGTAA
- a CDS encoding hemolytic protein, with amino-acid sequence MKKIIVAVLFSLVLVGCSANKNVCTVEADGIKRTLKLDVKNSEVVGLEEETVIQMDKATQMNTYDDLYKQFAESKVTDGVTFEYEKSDTAITVKTTVDLAVAKGTQLEKYFSYLNKSGQKIILDQEDLSVDAVKAVLESEGSFSCSGK; translated from the coding sequence ATGAAAAAAATAATTGTAGCAGTATTATTTTCACTTGTACTTGTTGGATGTTCCGCAAATAAGAACGTTTGTACAGTAGAAGCTGATGGCATTAAACGTACACTTAAGTTGGATGTGAAAAATTCTGAGGTTGTTGGTTTAGAAGAAGAAACCGTAATCCAAATGGATAAAGCAACTCAAATGAATACCTATGATGACTTGTATAAGCAATTCGCTGAATCAAAAGTAACGGATGGTGTTACCTTTGAATATGAGAAATCCGATACCGCAATCACAGTTAAAACAACTGTTGATCTTGCAGTTGCTAAAGGTACTCAATTAGAAAAATATTTCTCATACCTAAACAAGTCTGGTCAAAAAATTATTCTTGATCAAGAAGACTTAAGCGTTGATGCTGTTAAAGCAGTTCTTGAATCAGAAGGTTCATTCAGCTGTTCAGGAAAATAA